One segment of Nostoc piscinale CENA21 DNA contains the following:
- a CDS encoding leucine-rich repeat domain-containing protein — MTQDELLALIEQAAAEGWRQLDLSGQNLAELPGEIGKLQQLESLILGKKVEGYEFVETRYIQKVSGNNLKTLPLELLDLPNLRRLDISGNPLKKIPGVVTRIPHLEKLILIRAELTEIPEDITKLTNLTQLDLSSNQITEIPEALAQLTNLTQLYLSSNKITEIPEALTKLTNLTQLDLSSNQISEIPEALAKLTNLTQLDLSSNQISEIPLEILDSKDPQKIFNYLRQIRTSKTRPLHEAKILLVGQGSVGKTSLIERLIRNQYDKNQPQTDGLNVETWNVQVNTKDIRLNVWDFGGQEIYHATHQFFFD; from the coding sequence ATGACGCAGGATGAGTTGTTAGCACTGATAGAGCAAGCGGCGGCTGAGGGTTGGCGACAGTTAGACTTGTCAGGGCAAAATTTAGCTGAGTTACCTGGGGAAATTGGTAAGTTGCAGCAGCTTGAGTCTTTGATTTTGGGAAAGAAGGTTGAAGGGTATGAATTCGTAGAAACCCGTTATATCCAAAAAGTTTCAGGCAATAATTTAAAAACTCTGCCGCTTGAACTATTAGATTTGCCTAATTTGCGTAGGTTGGATATTAGTGGTAATCCTTTAAAGAAAATTCCCGGTGTGGTAACTCGAATACCACATTTAGAGAAACTTATTTTAATTCGAGCAGAGTTAACTGAAATACCTGAAGATATAACTAAATTAACCAATCTGACGCAGCTTGACCTCAGTTCCAACCAAATTACAGAGATACCAGAGGCGCTGGCGCAATTAACCAATCTGACGCAGCTTTACCTCAGTTCCAACAAAATTACCGAGATACCAGAGGCGCTGACTAAATTAACCAATCTCACGCAGCTTGACCTCAGTTCCAACCAAATCTCCGAGATACCAGAGGCGCTGGCTAAATTAACCAATCTCACGCAGCTTGACCTCAGTTCCAACCAAATCTCCGAGATTCCCTTAGAAATTCTTGATTCAAAAGATCCACAAAAGATTTTTAATTACTTGAGGCAAATTCGCACAAGTAAAACTCGACCATTACATGAAGCTAAAATCCTGCTTGTCGGACAAGGTAGCGTCGGCAAAACATCCCTCATCGAGCGACTAATCCGCAATCAATATGATAAAAATCAACCCCAAACTGACGGATTGAATGTAGAAACTTGGAATGTGCAGGTTAATACCAAAGACATCCGCCTGAATGTTTGGGACTTTGGCGGACAGGAAATTTATCATGCTACCCATCAGTTTTTTTTTGACTAA